The following proteins are co-located in the Triticum aestivum cultivar Chinese Spring chromosome 1A, IWGSC CS RefSeq v2.1, whole genome shotgun sequence genome:
- the LOC123073943 gene encoding protein DETOXIFICATION 19 gives MSSAPLLGAGEPFGECREAKRPSPAWLRRLIDTEEAWAQLQFALPMVLTNMSYYAIPLVSVMFSGHLGNVHLAGATLGNSWATVTGYAFVTGMSGAMETLCGQAYGARMYRLLGLYLQSSLIMSTVVSVLISVVWLFTEPILLFLHQEPEVSHAAAVFIRYQVPGLFAYSFLQCLLRYLQTQSIVVPLVVCSMVPFVLHIAVNYLLVNVVGLGLTGASLAISATFWVSCLMLLAYVMWSKEFDETWKGFSTDAFNYVLPTIKLAMPSAIMVCLEYWAIELLVLIAGLLPNSTASTSLIAICASTQAISYMITYGFSAAVSTRVSNEIGAGNVDRAKNAVMVTMKLSVFLALSFILLLIVGHDLWASLFTESTVIVAKFAGITPLLTISIVLDSAQGVLSGVARGCGWQHLAATTNLVAFYLAGMPVAILLAFKLNLYTHGLWLGLITGLACQTSVMVLITLRTKWSKLVDAMVKNRDGYVA, from the exons ATGTCCTCGGCTCCGCTGCTCGGCGCCGGCGAGCCCTTCGGCGAATGCCGCGAGGCAAAGCGTCCCTCGCCGGCGTGGCTGCGCCGCTTGATCGACACGGAGGAGGCCTGGGCGCAGCTACAGTTCGCGCTGCCGATGGTCCTGACCAACATGTCCTACTACGCCATCCCGCTTGTGTCCGTGATGTTCTCCGGCCACCTCGGCAACGTCCACCTCGCCGGCGCCACGCTCGGCAACTCCTGGGCCACCGTCACCGGCTACGCCTTTGTT ACCGGCATGAGCGGCGCCATGGAGACGCTGTGTGGACAGGCCTATGGTGCCCGGATGTACCGCTTGCTGGGCTTGTACCTGCAGTCGTCGCTCATCATGTCAACGGTGGTGTCCGTACTCATCTCCGTCGTCTGGCTGTTCACGGAGCCAATTCTGTTGTTTCTGCATCAAGAACCTGAGGTGTCCCACGCCGCCGCGGTGTTCATCCGTTACCAGGTGCCCGGCCTGTTCGCCTACTCCTTCCTACAGTGTCTGCTGCGGTATCTGCAGACACAGTCGATTGTTGTGCCACTTGTTGTCTGCTCCATGGTGCCGTTTGTGCTCCACATCGCCGTGAACTACCTGCTAGTGAATGTGGTCGGATTGGGCCTCACCGGCGCTTCATTGGCCATCTCAGCCACGTTCTGGGTCTCGTGCCTGATGTTGCTCGCATACGTGATGTGGTCCAAGGAGTTCGATGAGACGTGGAAGGGCTTCTCCACCGACGCCTTCAACTATGTGTTGCCGACAATCAAGCTCGCCATGCCCTCTGCCATCATGGTCTG CTTGGAGTactgggctattgagctcctcgtGCTGATCGCCGGCCTACTGCCGAATTCCACTGCAAGCACGTCGTTGATTGCCATATG CGCAAGCACGCAGGCCATTTCCTACATGATCACCTATGGGTTCAGTGCCGCTGTGAG CACCAGGGTGTCAAATGAGATCGGGGCCGGTAACGTGGACAGAGCAAAGAATGCGGTCATGGTGACGATGAAGCTGTCAGTGTTCCTTGCCCTCTCGTTTATTCTGCTGCTGATAGTCGGCCATGACCTCTGGGCCAGCCTCTTCACGGAGAGCACGGTGATTGTGGCAAAGTTTGCAGGCATCACCCCACTCCTGACGATCTCCATCGTGCTGGACTCCGCGCAGGGCGTGTTGTCAG GGGTGGCACGGGGCTGTGGATGGCAGCACCTGGCGGCGACGACGAACCTGGTGGCGTTCTACTTGGCCGGCATGCCGGTGGCCATCCTGTTGGCCTTCAAGCTCAACTTGTACACCCAC GGTTTATGGTTGGGCTTAATCACGGGGCTGGCGTGCCAGACCAGCGTGATGGTGCTGATAACCCTCCGCACGAAATGGTCCAAGCTAGTGGATGCCATGGTGAAAAATCGGGATGGCTATGTCGCTTGA